GATTGGCGAACAAATCGCCATGGTCGTCGGCCATCAAGCGGGCCAATGCACCATCACCGCGATAATCGACGGAGTGCAAACGGCCTGCCAAGTCACAGTCGTCCCCTCGACACTCCCCGCCGTGTGGCAGTACAACGAACTCAACTCGCCAGCGATTCCGGGAGCGGTTTCCGTGGTGGATGACGCCTTCACCCTCACCGGAAGCGGCCATGCGATGACCTCTTGGTGGGAGCGTGTTCGTGACCAAGGGGTATTTGTCAGCCAACCCGCATCGGCAGCGGTGGAACTCTCCGCCCGACTCACGAGCGTGGGTCCGAATGTCGGCGGCCCAGCGTATCAATGGGACAACCGACCGCCGACCGTGGCCGGCCTGATGCTCCGCGAATCGCTCTCCGAAGCCTGTGGCCGCTATGTGCTGATCCAGGTCGACCCATCCGGCAATCTGGTTTGTCGCTGGCGCAACAAAACTGGCGACCAGGATGATAATCAGCGGAAGGACTTGGGCCAGGTGTCGTTGCCAGTGCACCTCAAACTCATCCAGAATGGCCCACACGTCCAGGTGTTTGTTTCGGCAGATGGAACCATGTGGGGCGAACCGCGTGCCACCATCCCCGCCACCTTCGGCCAATCGAGCCGCATCGGGCTATTCCTCTGCTCGGGCAACACCTTTGCTTCCAGCCAAGGCATCTTCGACCGAGTCCGCCCCCGCAAATAATCGGCATCGCATGCTCGTTCGGATCAAAGTCAATCACCGATTTTACACGAACTGAAGCACATACGCACCTTGACAAGAAACCCGCAGGCCGTTGACGCAGACCTGAAGCTCTTGAGTGCCGCGAAAGGAGCGGGACGGCACCAACCAGTTGATTGCCCGCTACCTCGATCCGTCCACCGGACGCTGGACCACCCAAGACCCGCTCGGATTCGCTCCTGGCGATCCCAATCTGTATCGGTATGTCGGCAACATGGCCACCATGCTCACCGATCCTTCTGGATACTGGAGTTGGTCGGCAGCATGGGGTGGGGGGGTAAGTGCCGGCGGTGCTGGTGCAGGCTTTGGTGCAGGTACGGGTGTATGGCTCTTCGGGATTACGGCTCTCCCTGGAGCGTTAATCGGTGGTGGAGTTGGGTTCGTTGGTGGCTTTGTCGTCGGGGGCATCTGGGGTAGCGACGTTGGGCAAGCGACTGGAACCAATGATGTCGTGGGGGGCTGATTCTCGGGCTACCCGTGGGCTTGGTTGCAGGGATCACCGGCCCCCTAACCTATTCTTTGTCTACGGGAGCATTTTTGACCTCTCGTGTTGCTGGTTGGCTTGGGCTCGGAGGAAGTGCAACTGCTGCTCAGATTCGAGATCAGAAAGCATATCACAATTGGTTAGTAAGAACGATCAGAAATACAGATGACCCAGAAGATCGCGCATCTTGATTTGAACAATTACGAGAATTGAATCAATGGTTCCTCGCCAATGGGATTCAACCGCCTAACCCGGGGATTTAATGGGTGGAAGCAACGATGATGATCCCGAATGGAATCGATGCAATTCTGGATGGTCTAATACATTCACATGCGTCGATTCGCGATTGGGCACAGTCGGAATTGTCGCTGCGGCATGAGTTGCCAATCGAAGTTCTGCCGAGGCTGGTGGCTGCGCTCGATGCTCCAGATCCGTTCGTGCATGTTGAGGCCCTGAAGGCGTTGGCGCGGTGGGGGGCTGCCGCGACGCCTGCGATTCCCCAAGTGGTGCGGATTCTCTGCCAGCCACCGAATTCACTCATTCAGTTGCCCGAAACGACGTTGGATATCGGGCCATCGGAAGCGATCCGAACGCTTGCTGCGATCGGCGAAGCAGCGGTCGGCCCCCTTCAGGTCTTGGTTCGTGGGCGCGATCGGTCGAAGCGTTTGGCCGCTGTCTGGGCGTTGTCTGCACTGGCAGCAGTGTCTCCCGCTGCGATGCCGGTTCTTGCGGTGGCACTGCAGGATTCCGATGCATGGGTGCGCGCACAAGCCGCTTCCGGTTTGGGAGCGTGTGGCGTTGCTGCGAAGGAGTTTTTGCCCAACCTGCGGGAAGCAGCAGCGATGTCGGATGGATGCTTGCGAGCCGAGGTGGCCTATGCTTGCCAGCGAATCGACCCGACGTTTCCGGCCGATTATGCTCCCATCTTGGCGGAGCTACGCCGACTTTTGCATTCCAACAGTTCGGATCTTCGTGCCCGAGCCGCCTATACCGTCAGTCACTTGGCAATCCGTGCGAAGGAGCTTGTTCCCGACCTCATTGCCGCACTGGAAACCGACGAGGATTGGGCCGATGCCAGCTTGGCACTAACCCAGATCGCCCAAATCCATCCCGAAATCATTGCTTACTGCATTCAATTGATTGCCGAGCGAACCGATTCGCGCAGTGTGCATCTTTCTCTGGCGTTGTCGAGGGTCACTCCGCCAATTCTTGCACTGAATCCTCTGTTGATCGAACAATACCGAACAGGCGGGCTGAATCGGACACTGATTCTCTCGGCATTGAGCCGGATTCCGGGGGAACCCGAAGTCATGATACCGTTCCTTGCATCGGTGATTTTGGATGGTTCCTCGCCACAGGCAGCGGATGACTTCGTTCGCTCGACGGCAATCCGTCAACTGGCCGCTTATGTCGATCGCGATCCGGAACGTGTGACTGCGGTAATCGTGCGTGCATCGTATGACCCAAACCAGCAGATCCACCAAGCCGCCCTATCGGTGTTGCGGAAATTATGGCGCAATCATGCGAGGCATCTCCCGTGAGAAAATCAGGGAAATTGGGGATGTTGCCCCGTTCGTGAAAAGCAGGATGGACATCCTTCAGATGCGAATTGACAGCGGCCAGACGGAGCAGCAGATCATGAAGCAAGTCCAAGATTGGAGACAGCGTATTTCGGAGATACCCGATGTCCCCCACTGAATCGCGGGCCGCGTTACAAGAGCAGTTGCGGACGTACTTCCTTGCCATGGCCGCAGTTAAGTCGGACGAGGACAAAAACGAGGGCGAAGTGGAATCCTTCGTATTCCGCATGACCGAGTTCCTCGACGCGGCTAGCGACTACGCCACGCTCTGTGACCAATCGAGTCATTACTCGACCGAGGATTTCAAACAGTTGATGAACTCTTTGCTTTACCACGGTCTCCCTCACCTGATCGCGGCGGCAAGGAAATACGACTATGTTCCCGACATCCTCTAGTGTTCTGCCGGGTCGAATCGTTGCAGGTCAAAAACACTCGCATCGAAGTGGACGGGATCTTGTTGATGTGTATCCCCTGCATCCCTGTGTGGCACCTCAGTCCCATTCCAGCTCATCGGGTCGGCCAGGGCCGCGGGATGGGAGGGCGGTGGGAGCCTGCCGCCGCCCTGACCTGCACGTCGTTGTTCATCGCATGGGCGTGATTCACCCACCGGCGCAGTCTGGACGAGGCCGGCACCATCCTCGACTGGATTGTCTACGACGCCTTCGGCAACATCGTCGCGCAACTCAACCCGATGCTGGTCACCGCGACATTCCGCTCCGCCGGTGATTCCGGGGGAGAGAATCCGGGGGCGGGACTAGCCAACCGGGTGCGGTTCGTGGTAGCATAGTCGTGCATCCTCGTTCGACCGATCGACGCTGACCTGCGGGCGTGCTAGCCATGACGCACACTGTCTACTACAAGCGGTTTCGGATGGAATGTTCGCTCGAGGACATTCCGGCTCCGGATCGGCTCCCCGACGGGTTTATTTGGCTGCCGTGGAACGATTCGCTGCTGGAACTTCACGCGGAGACCAAACTCGCCTGTTTCCAGCATGAAGTCGATTCCACGGTGTTCCCCAGCCTGGGCGAACTTCCCGGCTGCCTGAACCTGATGAAGGCGATTCGCAATCGGCCCGGATTTTGCCCCCAGGCCACCTGGCTCATCGCCGGGCCGGATGGCTTTTGTGGCACCGTGCAGGGGTTGATTGACGCAGCGGGACTGGGAGCCATTCAGAATCTCGGGGTGGTGCCCGGCTGCCGCGGACTGGGATTGGGCAAAGCCTTACTTTTGCAAGCACTTCAGGGATTTCGACAAGTCGGCTTATCTCGCGGATTTCTGGAAGTGACGGCCTGCAATGAACTTGCGGTGCAGATGTACCGTCGCTTTGGATTCCGTTCCGTGAAAACCATCTATCGTTCGGTGGAATGTGCGGTGCCTTTGGGAGTTGGCTCGGCAACCTGACTGCCCATCGGCCGCTTCCCTGTCTACAATGGGGGTACCGATGGCCTGACTGCGTGGCAGGATGGCCGGTGCAGAGACGATTTTTCGCGGAAGGGATCGACGTGCCGCAGGAAGTTTTTCAGCATACATGGGCCAACGGGCTGACGCTCTTGGCTGAGTCGATGCCGCATGTTCGCTCGGCGGCCATCTCGGTTCTGGTGCCAGCGGGCTTCATTCATGATCCCGACAATCAACTGGGATTAGTCAACGTACTTTCCGAACTGATCATCCGCGGGGCCGGCGAACGCGACAATCGCGCGCTGAGCTTGGCGATGGATCAACTCGGACTCGATCGAGATACCTCGGCGGGGACGTTCACCTTCAGCATTTTCGGCACCACCGTCGCCCGAAACGTCTCCAAGACGCTGGAGCTGTTTGCGGACATCATGCGCCGCCCGCATCTGTCGGAAGACGAACTGGAACCGATTCAGGACTTGGCAGTGCAGGAACTGCAAGCGCTGGAAGATGCCCCCGATCGCAAGTTGATGGTGGAATTGCGACGCCGATACTACCCCTACCCGCTGAGCAAGGATCGTCGCGGAACGCTGTCGGGGATCGAAAATCTCGACATTCATGCGATTCGAGAATTCTACCAGCGTTTCTTCCGGGCCAAAGGGGCGATTATCACCGTCGCCGGCAATATCCAGTGGGCGGAATTGAAGGATCAAGTCGATCGCTTGTTTGGAGATTGGCAGACGGGGCCGGAAGTTTCGGTGCCGTTGGGGCCGAATCAATCGACGCGCTCGCACATTGTCAAAGAAACGACGCAAACTCAGATTGCGATGGTGTTTCCGAGTGTGCCGCTGAGCCACGCGGACTATTACGTCGCCAAGGCAGCGGTAGGTGTGTTGAGCGGCGGAATGAGTTCGCGGCTGTTCACCGAAGTGCGGGAAAAACGCGGGCTGGTCTACTCCGTGGGGGCATCGCACGAATCGCTGCGGGATCGTGGCAGCATCGTCGGCTACGCGGGCACCCGCAACGAACGCGCCCAAGAAACGCTCGATGTCATGCTCGAAGAATTCGGCAAACTGGCCCAAGGCATCGAAGTCGATGAATTGGATCGCGTCAAAGCCGGGCTGAAATCCTCGCTCATCATGGCCGAAGAATCGACCGCCGCCCGCGCCCGTGCGCTGGCATCCGATTGGTTCTCGCTGGGCCGAATTCGCAGTTTGGACGAAATTCAACAGGCCGTGCAAGAATTAAAGCCGGACGCCATTGTGGATTACCTCCACCGCACACCGCTGGAGAATCCCA
This DNA window, taken from Tuwongella immobilis, encodes the following:
- a CDS encoding HEAT repeat domain-containing protein is translated as MMIPNGIDAILDGLIHSHASIRDWAQSELSLRHELPIEVLPRLVAALDAPDPFVHVEALKALARWGAAATPAIPQVVRILCQPPNSLIQLPETTLDIGPSEAIRTLAAIGEAAVGPLQVLVRGRDRSKRLAAVWALSALAAVSPAAMPVLAVALQDSDAWVRAQAASGLGACGVAAKEFLPNLREAAAMSDGCLRAEVAYACQRIDPTFPADYAPILAELRRLLHSNSSDLRARAAYTVSHLAIRAKELVPDLIAALETDEDWADASLALTQIAQIHPEIIAYCIQLIAERTDSRSVHLSLALSRVTPPILALNPLLIEQYRTGGLNRTLILSALSRIPGEPEVMIPFLASVILDGSSPQAADDFVRSTAIRQLAAYVDRDPERVTAVIVRASYDPNQQIHQAALSVLRKLWRNHARHLP
- a CDS encoding M16 family metallopeptidase, with protein sequence MQRRFFAEGIDVPQEVFQHTWANGLTLLAESMPHVRSAAISVLVPAGFIHDPDNQLGLVNVLSELIIRGAGERDNRALSLAMDQLGLDRDTSAGTFTFSIFGTTVARNVSKTLELFADIMRRPHLSEDELEPIQDLAVQELQALEDAPDRKLMVELRRRYYPYPLSKDRRGTLSGIENLDIHAIREFYQRFFRAKGAIITVAGNIQWAELKDQVDRLFGDWQTGPEVSVPLGPNQSTRSHIVKETTQTQIAMVFPSVPLSHADYYVAKAAVGVLSGGMSSRLFTEVREKRGLVYSVGASHESLRDRGSIVGYAGTRNERAQETLDVMLEEFGKLAQGIEVDELDRVKAGLKSSLIMAEESTAARARALASDWFSLGRIRSLDEIQQAVQELKPDAIVDYLHRTPLENPSIVTLGPAPLKQTS
- a CDS encoding GNAT family N-acetyltransferase, with the translated sequence MTHTVYYKRFRMECSLEDIPAPDRLPDGFIWLPWNDSLLELHAETKLACFQHEVDSTVFPSLGELPGCLNLMKAIRNRPGFCPQATWLIAGPDGFCGTVQGLIDAAGLGAIQNLGVVPGCRGLGLGKALLLQALQGFRQVGLSRGFLEVTACNELAVQMYRRFGFRSVKTIYRSVECAVPLGVGSAT
- a CDS encoding RHS repeat-associated core domain-containing protein; translation: MPRKERDGTNQLIARYLDPSTGRWTTQDPLGFAPGDPNLYRYVGNMATMLTDPSGYWSWSAAWGGGVSAGGAGAGFGAGTGVWLFGITALPGALIGGGVGFVGGFVVGGIWGSDVGQATGTNDVVGG